One genomic segment of Mesoterricola silvestris includes these proteins:
- a CDS encoding NUDIX hydrolase gives MEPSSRWVPPPGGEPVAWARVEESLRVAQRWPDPFKLSPRAPESPRRAAVAVLLWGDAAGAREVVLVRRGATAPQHPGELAFPGGMVEPGDRDLTATARRELEEELGVKDGLWEMGCFPDGVAKARTRFTPLFLRWEEPEPRFTLSSEIQDVLRLPLEPLMGAPWGIQRLELRGLALDIPRLELPMAPLWGATAFVLKAWLDVLRNT, from the coding sequence TTGGAACCATCAAGTAGGTGGGTCCCGCCCCCCGGGGGCGAGCCCGTGGCCTGGGCCCGGGTGGAGGAGAGCCTGCGCGTCGCCCAGCGCTGGCCGGACCCCTTCAAGCTCTCCCCCAGGGCCCCCGAGAGCCCCCGGCGCGCCGCGGTGGCGGTGCTCCTGTGGGGGGACGCCGCGGGCGCCCGGGAGGTGGTTCTGGTGCGGCGCGGGGCCACGGCCCCCCAGCACCCCGGGGAACTGGCCTTTCCCGGAGGCATGGTGGAGCCCGGGGACCGGGACCTCACCGCCACCGCCCGCCGGGAGCTGGAGGAGGAGCTGGGGGTGAAGGACGGCCTCTGGGAGATGGGGTGCTTTCCCGACGGGGTGGCCAAGGCCCGCACGCGGTTCACGCCGCTCTTCCTGCGCTGGGAGGAGCCCGAGCCCCGGTTCACCCTCAGCTCCGAGATCCAGGACGTCCTCCGCCTTCCCCTGGAGCCCCTCATGGGCGCCCCCTGGGGGATCCAGCGCCTGGAGCTGCGCGGCCTGGCCCTGGACATCCCGCGGCTGGAGCTGCCCATGGCGCCCCTCTGGGGGGCCACGGCCTTCGTGCTCAAGGCGTGGCTGGACGTGCTGCGCAACACCTGA
- a CDS encoding RelA/SpoT family protein, producing the protein MTTLDLDDASPGGGSCLTLEGAYDQVRSKFLFHHPDGDTALLDRAFKVGKKMHGSQKRKSGEPYFFHPLAVADSLAEWRLDAVSVACAILHDTVEDTLMTLEEVRKQFGEEVADIVDGLTKMSKLNFTDRTLLNAENVRKLLVAMGKDVRVLLVKLADRLHNMRTLASMREEKRRRIARETLELYAPLANRLGMGTVRAELEDLAFANLEPERFAEMRKAIDLKRSKSAPMVEEIKKTLQSALRAQGIHAEILYREKHLYGIWKKMGLQEKSLDDIHDWLAYRILCPDRASCYTAMGLVHALYKPIPGRFKDYISLPKDNGYQSIHTSVLMPGGDSFEVQFRTQDMDDHAEAGIAAHWTYKEGKIANKQEINQASFLRRMVELHQESRDSRDLVANLKGELSFQRIQVFTPKGDLRSLPENSTPIDFAYSIHTEVGHHCVGAKVNGRMVPLRHALQNGDRVEIFTRADHKPSRDWLGVVVSAGAKAKIQTYIREEERAHAVLIGKERLEREARTLGIRLDAPEAHLALEARLKELKIPSWDAFYAQVGFNRVTCRKLLDPLVPEASRAAKEEKVPEIFHDTVLVDDNVGILYTLAVCCKPIWGDEIVGYTTRGRGISIHRANCPHLSSSAPNPERLVSVAWGKVSKGLFNTELVVTTEDRPGMVASISNAIQKAGHNMQRFSGSSSEEGGGVFYIALRVKDRNHIVELMGTIRRLKGVFTVERVRGSYFGTIK; encoded by the coding sequence ATGACAACGCTTGACCTGGACGACGCCTCCCCTGGCGGGGGCTCCTGCCTTACTCTCGAAGGGGCCTACGACCAGGTCCGCTCCAAGTTCCTCTTCCACCACCCCGACGGCGACACGGCCCTGCTGGACCGGGCCTTCAAGGTCGGCAAGAAGATGCACGGCTCCCAGAAGCGCAAGAGCGGGGAACCCTACTTCTTCCACCCCCTGGCCGTGGCGGATTCCCTGGCCGAGTGGCGCCTGGACGCCGTGAGCGTGGCCTGCGCCATCCTCCACGACACGGTGGAGGACACCCTCATGACCCTCGAGGAGGTGCGCAAGCAGTTCGGGGAGGAGGTGGCCGACATCGTCGACGGCCTCACCAAGATGAGCAAGCTCAACTTCACCGACCGCACCCTGCTCAACGCCGAGAACGTGCGCAAGCTCCTGGTGGCCATGGGCAAGGACGTGCGGGTGCTGCTGGTGAAGCTCGCGGACCGCCTCCACAACATGCGCACCCTGGCCTCCATGCGGGAGGAGAAGCGCCGCCGCATCGCCCGGGAGACCCTGGAGCTGTACGCGCCCCTCGCCAACCGCCTGGGCATGGGCACCGTGCGCGCCGAGCTGGAGGACCTGGCCTTCGCCAACCTCGAGCCCGAGCGGTTCGCGGAGATGCGCAAGGCCATCGACCTCAAGCGCAGCAAGAGCGCGCCCATGGTGGAGGAGATCAAGAAGACCCTCCAGTCCGCCCTGCGGGCCCAGGGCATCCACGCCGAGATCCTCTACCGGGAGAAGCACCTCTACGGCATCTGGAAGAAGATGGGGCTCCAGGAGAAGAGCCTGGACGACATCCACGATTGGCTCGCCTACCGCATCCTCTGCCCCGACCGGGCCTCGTGCTACACGGCCATGGGCCTCGTGCACGCCCTCTACAAGCCCATCCCCGGGCGCTTCAAGGACTACATCAGCCTGCCCAAGGACAACGGGTACCAGAGCATCCACACCAGCGTCCTCATGCCCGGCGGGGACTCCTTCGAGGTGCAGTTCCGCACCCAGGACATGGACGACCACGCCGAAGCCGGCATCGCCGCCCACTGGACCTACAAGGAAGGCAAGATCGCCAACAAGCAGGAGATAAACCAGGCCTCCTTCCTGCGCCGCATGGTGGAGCTGCACCAGGAGTCCCGGGACAGCCGGGACCTGGTGGCCAACCTCAAGGGCGAACTCAGCTTCCAGCGCATCCAGGTGTTCACGCCCAAGGGCGACCTGCGCAGCCTGCCCGAGAACTCCACCCCCATCGACTTCGCCTATTCCATCCACACCGAGGTGGGCCACCACTGCGTGGGCGCCAAGGTCAACGGCCGCATGGTGCCGCTGCGCCACGCCCTGCAGAACGGGGACCGGGTGGAGATCTTCACCCGGGCGGACCACAAGCCCAGCCGGGACTGGCTGGGCGTGGTGGTGTCGGCCGGGGCCAAGGCCAAGATCCAGACCTACATCCGCGAGGAGGAACGGGCCCACGCCGTGCTCATCGGCAAGGAGCGCCTGGAGCGGGAGGCCCGCACCCTGGGCATCCGCCTGGACGCGCCCGAGGCCCACCTGGCCCTGGAGGCCCGGCTCAAGGAGCTCAAGATCCCCTCCTGGGACGCCTTCTACGCCCAGGTGGGCTTCAACCGCGTCACCTGCCGCAAGCTCCTGGATCCCCTCGTGCCCGAGGCCAGCAGGGCCGCCAAGGAGGAGAAGGTCCCCGAGATCTTCCACGACACGGTGCTGGTGGACGACAACGTGGGGATCCTCTACACCCTGGCGGTGTGCTGCAAGCCCATCTGGGGCGACGAGATCGTCGGCTACACCACCCGGGGCCGGGGCATCTCCATCCACCGGGCCAACTGTCCCCACCTCAGCTCCTCCGCCCCCAACCCGGAGCGCCTGGTGAGCGTGGCCTGGGGCAAGGTCTCCAAGGGGCTCTTCAACACGGAACTGGTGGTGACCACCGAGGACCGCCCGGGCATGGTGGCCTCCATCTCCAACGCCATCCAGAAGGCCGGCCACAACATGCAGCGGTTCAGCGGCTCCAGCTCCGAGGAGGGGGGAGGCGTGTTCTACATCGCCCTCCGCGTGAAGGACCGCAACCACATCGTCGAGCTCATGGGCACCATCCGCAGGCTCAAGGGGGTCTTCACGGTGGAGCGGGTCAGGGGGTCCTACTTTGGAACCATCAAGTAG
- a CDS encoding molybdopterin molybdotransferase MoeA, whose product MCAAPLLPLEDALRILAAAFPPPATPEIRADRDDPALDLSSMDGAALRSQDGAAPRRVLGTLFAGDDPAAFRVEPGTCVRIMTGAALPPGADAVVPVEDLVQGPQGLTPAAPPLPGAHVRPRGSQARKGDLLLPPGAPAGAGHTGLLAQVGLPTPPLARLRVGIVPTGDEITAHPAPHQIRDSNGPMLEALAHALGAEVRRLPPLPDRPEAVRDFLLGLGDLQILLTSGGVSAGDKDHLPRVLEAMGARILFHRIRLKPGKPMLTALLDGRVILGLPGNPVSSYMNALLFLPVAMAGLQGRRAPDPWKEGRLAAAVPNPGDRPLLHPCRREGRDLHPLPSQGSADLVRLAQADAFAWVPEGGMGAGPTRYLDTL is encoded by the coding sequence ATGTGCGCCGCCCCTCTCCTCCCCCTTGAAGACGCCCTCCGGATCCTGGCCGCCGCCTTTCCGCCCCCCGCGACCCCGGAGATCCGCGCGGACCGGGACGATCCGGCCCTGGACCTGAGCTCCATGGACGGGGCCGCCCTGCGCAGCCAGGACGGCGCCGCGCCCCGGCGCGTGCTGGGGACCCTCTTCGCCGGGGACGACCCCGCCGCCTTCCGGGTGGAGCCCGGCACCTGCGTGCGCATCATGACCGGGGCCGCCCTTCCCCCCGGGGCCGACGCCGTGGTGCCCGTGGAGGACCTGGTCCAGGGGCCCCAGGGCCTGACCCCCGCCGCGCCCCCCCTCCCCGGCGCCCACGTGCGCCCCCGGGGCTCCCAGGCCCGGAAGGGGGACCTCCTGCTTCCCCCGGGCGCCCCGGCCGGGGCCGGCCACACGGGGCTCCTGGCCCAGGTGGGCCTGCCCACGCCCCCCCTGGCGCGGCTCCGGGTGGGCATCGTCCCCACCGGGGACGAGATCACCGCCCACCCCGCCCCCCACCAGATCCGGGACAGCAACGGCCCCATGCTGGAGGCCCTGGCCCACGCCCTGGGCGCGGAGGTGCGCAGGCTCCCCCCCCTGCCGGACCGGCCCGAGGCCGTGCGGGACTTCCTCCTGGGCCTGGGGGACCTGCAGATCCTCCTCACCTCCGGCGGCGTGTCGGCCGGGGACAAGGACCACCTCCCCCGGGTGCTGGAGGCCATGGGCGCCCGCATCCTCTTCCACCGGATCCGCCTCAAGCCCGGCAAGCCCATGCTCACGGCCCTGCTGGACGGGCGGGTCATCCTGGGGCTGCCGGGCAACCCCGTGTCCTCCTACATGAACGCCCTGCTGTTCCTGCCCGTGGCCATGGCCGGCCTCCAGGGCCGCCGGGCCCCGGATCCCTGGAAGGAGGGGCGCCTGGCGGCCGCCGTGCCCAACCCCGGGGACCGGCCCCTGCTCCACCCCTGCCGCCGGGAGGGGAGGGACCTCCACCCCCTGCCCAGCCAGGGTTCCGCGGACCTGGTGCGCCTGGCCCAGGCCGACGCCTTCGCGTGGGTGCCCGAGGGCGGCATGGGGGCCGGGCCCACCCGGTACCTGGACACCCTATAG
- a CDS encoding YihY/virulence factor BrkB family protein has product MEQAVSNFRSSLANQANGLYDRAARAFPPFGKGGDFIREVLRKYHHDDCLSYAASLSFFMTISLIPLTTLFFKLLVLMLGSGAYSASLQRAIGSMYPYLPQGFIADSIAHSRRIGGIGLSWVVLLVGAHWGVNQLDRSLSHIFGLRIKVHRQTRKHNLLRRLGVVLMGLAFLVILLTAGFEWSLRRQAPFSPILMFTFLPPCLGLLLITLILQHIPRRHVKFRHAFLGGAVTTSLWWVAKAGFGYYLIHTPTWGILYGSLGSLMAALVFLYYSCAIFMLGAEVTAAFYRHETGAYEVAKGR; this is encoded by the coding sequence ATGGAGCAGGCGGTCTCGAATTTCCGCTCGAGTCTGGCGAACCAGGCCAATGGCCTGTACGACCGGGCCGCGCGGGCCTTCCCCCCCTTCGGGAAGGGCGGGGACTTCATCCGGGAGGTGCTGCGGAAGTACCACCATGACGACTGCCTCTCCTACGCCGCCAGCCTCAGCTTCTTCATGACCATTTCGCTGATCCCGCTGACGACGCTGTTCTTCAAGCTGCTGGTGCTGATGCTGGGCAGCGGCGCCTACAGCGCCTCCCTGCAGCGGGCCATCGGGTCCATGTACCCCTACCTGCCCCAGGGCTTCATCGCCGACAGCATCGCCCACAGCCGCAGGATCGGCGGCATCGGCCTGAGCTGGGTGGTGCTGCTGGTGGGCGCCCACTGGGGCGTGAACCAGCTGGACCGGTCCCTCTCCCACATCTTCGGCCTGCGCATCAAGGTGCACCGCCAGACCCGCAAGCACAACCTGCTGCGCCGCCTGGGGGTGGTGCTCATGGGCCTGGCCTTCCTGGTGATCCTCCTCACCGCGGGCTTCGAATGGAGCCTCCGGCGCCAGGCCCCGTTCTCCCCCATCCTCATGTTCACCTTCCTGCCGCCGTGCCTGGGCCTGCTGCTCATCACCCTCATCCTCCAGCACATCCCCCGCCGCCACGTGAAGTTCCGCCACGCCTTCCTGGGCGGCGCCGTCACCACCAGCCTCTGGTGGGTGGCCAAGGCCGGCTTCGGCTACTACCTCATCCACACCCCCACCTGGGGCATCCTCTACGGCTCCCTGGGCAGCCTCATGGCGGCGCTGGTCTTCCTCTACTACAGCTGCGCCATCTTCATGCTCGGCGCGGAAGTGACGGCGGCCTTCTACCGGCACGAAACGGGGGCGTACGAGGTGGCGAAGGGGCGGTGA